In a single window of the Streptomyces sp. NBC_00094 genome:
- a CDS encoding exonuclease SbcCD subunit D, with translation MRLLHTSDWHLGRSFHRVGLLDAQAAFLDHLVTTVHTHRVDAVLVSGDVYDRAVPPLPAVELFDTALHRLAEAGVPTVMISGNHDSARRLGVGAGLIERAGIHLRTDPAGIGTPVVLTDAHGDVALYGLPYLEPALVREQLGAAKGGHEAVLAAAMDRVRADLAARPAGTRSVVLAHAFVAGGAPSDSERDITVGGVAAVPAGVFDGVDYVALGHLHGSQTLTPRVRYSGSPLAYSFSETDHRKTMWLVDLGPSAGPEGTVIGAERLDCPVPRPLARIRGRLDDLLADPALTPHEQSWVEATLTDPVRPAEPMARLAERFPHALNLVFDPERTDSDSGASYAQRLRDRTDQQIAEDFVAHVRGGAGLDGPERTVLYGAFDDVRVDAAEREVGR, from the coding sequence GTGAGGCTCCTGCACACCTCGGACTGGCACCTCGGCCGGTCCTTCCACCGTGTCGGGCTCCTCGACGCCCAGGCCGCCTTCCTCGACCACCTCGTGACGACCGTCCACACGCACCGGGTGGACGCCGTCCTCGTCTCCGGGGACGTCTACGACCGGGCCGTGCCGCCGCTGCCCGCCGTCGAGCTCTTCGACACCGCCCTCCACCGCCTCGCCGAGGCCGGGGTGCCGACCGTCATGATCTCCGGCAACCACGACTCGGCCCGCCGCCTCGGCGTCGGCGCGGGGCTCATCGAGCGCGCCGGCATCCACCTCCGTACCGACCCGGCAGGCATCGGAACCCCCGTCGTCCTCACCGACGCCCACGGCGACGTCGCCCTCTACGGTCTGCCCTACCTCGAACCCGCCCTCGTCCGGGAACAGCTCGGCGCCGCGAAGGGCGGCCACGAGGCCGTCCTCGCCGCCGCCATGGACCGCGTCCGCGCCGACCTCGCCGCGCGGCCCGCCGGCACCCGCTCCGTCGTCCTCGCCCACGCCTTCGTGGCGGGCGGCGCCCCCAGCGACAGTGAGCGGGACATCACCGTCGGCGGCGTCGCCGCCGTCCCCGCCGGGGTCTTCGACGGCGTCGACTACGTCGCGCTCGGCCACCTCCACGGCAGCCAGACCCTCACCCCCCGGGTGCGCTACTCCGGCTCCCCGCTCGCGTACTCCTTCTCCGAGACCGACCACCGCAAGACGATGTGGCTCGTCGATCTCGGCCCGTCGGCCGGCCCCGAGGGGACGGTCATCGGCGCGGAGCGCCTCGACTGCCCGGTCCCGCGCCCCCTCGCCCGGATCCGGGGACGGCTCGACGACCTGCTCGCCGACCCCGCCCTCACGCCCCATGAGCAGTCCTGGGTCGAGGCCACGCTCACCGATCCCGTACGGCCCGCCGAGCCCATGGCCCGGCTGGCCGAGCGGTTCCCGCACGCCCTGAACCTCGTCTTCGATCCCGAGCGGACCGACAGCGACTCCGGCGCCTCCTACGCCCAGCGGCTCCGGGACCGCACCGACCAGCAGATCGCGGAGGACTTCGTGGCCCACGTACGCGGCGGCGCGGGCCTCGACGGCCCGGAGCGGACGGTCCTGTACGGCGCCTTCGACGACGTACGGGTCGACGCGGCCGAGCGCGAGGTGGGCCGGTGA
- a CDS encoding YigZ family protein: MQEQYRTLAREGVHETEINRSRFLCALAPVADEREAQDFVARIRKEHPTATHNCFAYVLGADASVQKASDDGEPGGTAGVPMLQMLLRREMRYVAAVVTRYYGGVKLGAGGLIRAYGGAVGEALDELGTVTRQRFRLATVTVDHQRAGKLENDLRATGRAVRDVRYAEAVTIEIGLPDADVPAFRAWLADTTAGTAELALGGEAYGDA; encoded by the coding sequence ATGCAGGAGCAGTACCGCACCCTCGCCCGCGAGGGTGTGCACGAGACCGAGATCAACCGCTCGCGCTTCCTCTGCGCGCTGGCACCCGTCGCCGACGAGCGGGAGGCGCAGGACTTCGTCGCGCGCATCCGCAAGGAGCACCCCACCGCCACGCACAACTGCTTCGCGTACGTCCTCGGCGCCGACGCCTCCGTCCAGAAGGCGAGCGACGACGGCGAGCCCGGCGGCACGGCGGGCGTGCCGATGCTCCAGATGCTCCTGCGCCGTGAGATGCGTTACGTCGCCGCCGTCGTCACCCGGTACTACGGCGGTGTGAAGCTCGGCGCGGGCGGCCTCATCCGCGCGTACGGCGGCGCCGTCGGCGAGGCGCTCGACGAGCTCGGCACGGTGACCCGGCAGCGCTTCCGGCTCGCCACCGTCACCGTCGACCACCAGCGGGCGGGGAAGCTGGAGAACGACCTGCGGGCGACCGGCCGTGCCGTACGGGACGTGCGGTACGCGGAGGCCGTCACGATCGAGATCGGCCTCCCGGACGCGGACGTCCCGGCCTTCCGCGCCTGGCTCGCCGACACCACGGCCGGCACGGCGGAGCTCGCACTCGGCGGAGAGGCGTACGGCGACGCCTGA
- a CDS encoding Lrp/AsnC family transcriptional regulator, which yields MTSAYTPDATDWRILEALQSEGRSSFAELARAVSMSPSAVTERVRRLEDTGVIAGYTAIVDQDRLGLPILAFVRLRYPHGNYKPFHDLIASTPEVLEAHHVTGDDCFVLKVAARSMKHLEEITGKISTLGAVTTSVVYSSPLPRRSLSR from the coding sequence ATGACCAGTGCTTACACCCCGGACGCCACCGACTGGCGCATTCTCGAAGCCCTCCAGTCCGAGGGCCGGTCCAGCTTCGCCGAGCTGGCCCGTGCCGTGTCGATGTCGCCGTCCGCGGTGACCGAGCGGGTGCGGCGCCTGGAGGACACGGGGGTCATCGCCGGGTACACGGCGATCGTCGACCAGGACCGGCTGGGGCTCCCCATCCTCGCCTTCGTACGGCTGCGCTACCCCCACGGCAACTACAAGCCGTTCCACGACCTCATCGCCTCCACGCCGGAGGTCCTGGAGGCCCACCACGTGACGGGCGACGACTGCTTCGTCCTCAAGGTCGCCGCGCGCTCGATGAAGCACCTGGAGGAGATCACCGGGAAGATCTCCACGCTCGGCGCGGTCACCACCAGCGTCGTCTACTCGTCACCGCTGCCCCGCCGCTCCCTCAGCCGCTGA
- a CDS encoding long-chain fatty acid--CoA ligase: MSLSVADVLGESARHFPDRIAVVEGAARLTYRELWTEALRCAAGLREAGLKPGDRLAVLLPNTTEFLRVYYGALAAGLTVVPVHALLVADEVRYVLEHSGAAGIVSGGPLWAVADEAARAAGVRAFQGAPTASEPLASAEPADPQDVAVILYTSGTTGRPRGALLTHLNIVMNASVTSQDLLGLGEGDVVLGCLPLFHSYGQTCAMNGTLRQGATLVLMPRFSGPAALAVLADEGVTVFMGVPTMYHALVEAAAGSDRRPTALRAAVSGGAALPVAVLERFEEAFRTQVLEGYGLTETSPVATFNQPHIGRRPGTVGHPVWGVETRIADEAVEREILLLADGEVGEVVVRGHNVFAGYLDDPAATEAAVVDGWFRTGDLGVLDEDGFLRIVDRKKDLVIRGGFNIYPREVEEVLVRHPGVSEVAVIGVPDDAKGEEVCAVVVRREGAAPLSEEELVKWSRERLGRHKYPRIVRFVEALPLGPTGKVLKRALVSGG, from the coding sequence ATGTCACTGAGCGTCGCCGACGTCCTGGGCGAGTCCGCCCGCCACTTCCCCGACCGGATCGCGGTCGTCGAGGGCGCGGCCCGCCTGACCTACCGGGAGCTGTGGACGGAGGCGCTGCGCTGCGCGGCCGGACTGCGGGAGGCGGGCCTGAAGCCGGGCGACCGGCTGGCCGTGCTGCTGCCGAACACCACCGAGTTCCTGCGCGTGTACTACGGCGCCCTGGCCGCCGGCCTGACCGTCGTGCCGGTGCACGCGCTGCTCGTCGCCGACGAGGTCCGGTACGTCCTGGAGCACAGCGGCGCGGCGGGCATCGTGAGCGGCGGCCCGCTCTGGGCGGTGGCCGACGAGGCCGCGCGAGCGGCCGGCGTGCGCGCCTTCCAGGGGGCGCCCACGGCGTCGGAGCCGCTCGCCTCGGCGGAGCCTGCCGATCCCCAGGACGTCGCGGTGATCCTCTACACGAGCGGCACGACGGGCCGCCCCAGGGGCGCCCTCCTCACCCACCTCAACATCGTCATGAACGCCTCCGTGACCTCGCAGGACCTCCTCGGGCTCGGCGAGGGCGACGTGGTCCTCGGCTGTCTGCCGCTCTTCCACAGCTACGGCCAGACCTGCGCCATGAACGGGACGCTGCGCCAGGGCGCGACGCTCGTCCTGATGCCCCGTTTCAGCGGCCCCGCGGCCCTGGCGGTGCTCGCCGACGAGGGCGTGACGGTCTTCATGGGGGTGCCGACGATGTACCACGCGCTGGTGGAGGCCGCCGCGGGCTCCGACCGGCGCCCGACGGCCCTGCGCGCCGCCGTGTCGGGCGGCGCGGCCCTGCCGGTCGCCGTCCTCGAGCGGTTCGAGGAGGCCTTCCGTACCCAGGTCCTGGAGGGGTACGGCCTGACGGAGACCTCACCGGTCGCCACCTTCAACCAGCCGCACATCGGCCGCCGGCCCGGGACGGTCGGGCACCCGGTGTGGGGCGTGGAGACGAGGATCGCGGACGAGGCCGTCGAGCGGGAGATCCTGCTGCTCGCGGACGGCGAGGTCGGCGAGGTCGTGGTCCGGGGCCACAACGTCTTCGCGGGCTACCTCGACGACCCGGCGGCGACGGAGGCGGCCGTCGTGGACGGCTGGTTCCGCACGGGCGACCTGGGCGTCCTGGACGAGGACGGCTTCCTGCGGATCGTGGACCGGAAGAAGGACCTGGTCATCCGGGGCGGCTTCAACATCTACCCGCGCGAGGTCGAGGAGGTGCTCGTGCGCCATCCCGGGGTCTCGGAGGTGGCGGTGATCGGCGTCCCCGACGACGCGAAGGGCGAGGAGGTGTGCGCCGTGGTGGTACGCCGGGAGGGCGCCGCCCCGCTCTCCGAGGAGGAGCTCGTGAAGTGGTCGCGGGAGCGGCTCGGCCGGCACAAGTACCCGCGGATCGTGCGCTTCGTGGAGGCGCTCCCGCTCGGCCCGACCGGAAAGGTGCTCAAGCGGGCGTTGGTGTCGGGGGGTTGA
- a CDS encoding CdaR family transcriptional regulator — MTHSPAAPRPGGEPRATAARPDRTDGAVRADGAGRTPRPAAPRPGTSYPSAPRPGGAHTLLGSDAGSGALRRALSTAMLADVDRLTDRAVDDIRAHSGTYASDAPVTRDDLWEICRDNLLRALEDFGGLAPTGGDFERAARETGRRRAEQGVPLDTVLQAYRRGGRVLWQVMAEHLRARAGREADSRDVELDMAGGVWETIDRYSVAMADEYRLAQLELQSRRDTRRVALFEALLDGRADDPAVASAAAAALGVPAHDRYVVVVAAQDPAAPPHPAPLLEARGMWSFWRPRSGRYVGIVRLPRRDTPAGRPAAGPRGSADPAARALLDALRELTGATAGISPEFERLSQAGRALRLAEQTLRTLPAGSGEAAVFDDRLAEVLLGTRGDIAERIVTVHLGPVLATGGERAALLTTLRVWLDHGCSAARAAEQLYCHRNTVLNRIGRIAELTGRSSESGEARLGWALALRALPYAGLAPAPEPAAGEYEGDGT, encoded by the coding sequence ATGACGCACAGCCCGGCCGCCCCTCGCCCCGGCGGCGAACCCCGCGCGACCGCCGCGCGCCCGGACCGCACCGACGGTGCCGTCCGCGCCGACGGTGCCGGGCGCACGCCCCGCCCCGCCGCCCCTCGCCCCGGCACCTCCTACCCCAGCGCCCCCCGCCCCGGCGGAGCCCATACGCTCCTCGGGTCCGACGCCGGTTCCGGGGCGCTCCGGCGCGCGCTCTCCACGGCGATGCTGGCCGACGTCGACCGGCTCACCGACCGCGCCGTCGACGACATCCGCGCCCACTCCGGTACGTACGCCTCCGACGCCCCCGTGACCCGCGACGACCTCTGGGAGATCTGCCGAGACAACCTCCTGCGCGCCCTGGAGGACTTCGGCGGCCTCGCCCCGACCGGCGGCGACTTCGAGCGGGCGGCCCGCGAGACCGGCCGCCGCCGCGCCGAGCAGGGCGTGCCCCTCGACACCGTCCTCCAGGCCTACCGGCGTGGCGGCCGGGTGCTGTGGCAGGTCATGGCCGAGCACCTCAGGGCCAGGGCCGGGCGGGAGGCCGACAGCAGGGACGTGGAGCTCGACATGGCCGGCGGCGTCTGGGAGACCATCGACCGCTACTCCGTCGCCATGGCCGACGAGTACCGGCTCGCCCAGCTGGAGCTCCAGAGCCGCCGGGACACCCGGCGCGTCGCCCTCTTCGAGGCGCTCCTCGACGGCCGCGCCGACGACCCCGCCGTCGCCTCGGCCGCGGCCGCCGCGCTCGGCGTCCCCGCGCACGACCGGTACGTCGTCGTGGTCGCCGCCCAGGACCCCGCCGCCCCGCCGCACCCGGCGCCCCTCCTGGAGGCCCGGGGGATGTGGTCGTTCTGGCGGCCCCGCTCCGGCCGGTACGTGGGGATCGTCCGGCTGCCCCGCCGTGACACGCCCGCCGGCCGGCCCGCAGCCGGTCCCCGCGGCTCCGCCGACCCGGCCGCGCGCGCCCTCCTGGACGCCCTGCGGGAGCTGACCGGCGCCACCGCCGGGATCTCCCCGGAGTTCGAACGGCTCTCCCAGGCCGGCCGCGCGCTCCGGCTCGCCGAGCAGACCCTCCGTACCCTCCCGGCGGGCAGCGGCGAGGCCGCCGTCTTCGACGACCGGCTCGCCGAGGTGCTCCTCGGCACCCGCGGCGACATCGCCGAGCGGATCGTCACCGTCCACCTCGGGCCGGTGCTGGCCACGGGCGGCGAGCGGGCCGCCCTCCTGACCACGCTCCGCGTATGGCTGGACCACGGCTGTTCGGCGGCGAGGGCCGCCGAACAGCTCTACTGCCACCGCAACACCGTCCTCAACCGCATCGGCCGCATCGCCGAGCTCACCGGCCGCTCCAGCGAGTCCGGCGAGGCCCGCCTCGGCTGGGCCCTGGCCCTGCGCGCGCTGCCCTACGCGGGCCTGGCCCCCGCCCCCGAACCGGCCGCCGGTGAGTACGAGGGGGACGGAACGTAG
- a CDS encoding CoA-binding protein, with protein sequence MSVDTTTTEPTEEPAASVEPAEPAAYSAAETVRRILTSTGDTWAVVGLSSNRARAAYGVAGVLQRFGKRIVPVHPKAETVHGEQGYASLADIPFPVDVVDVFVNSEQAGGIADEAVAIGAKAVWFQLDVIDEAAFARTRGAGLDMVMDRCPAIEIPRLG encoded by the coding sequence ATGAGCGTCGACACCACGACCACCGAGCCGACGGAGGAGCCGGCGGCGTCGGTGGAGCCGGCCGAACCGGCCGCGTACTCCGCGGCGGAGACGGTACGGCGGATCCTGACGTCCACCGGCGACACCTGGGCGGTGGTGGGCCTCTCCTCCAACCGGGCGCGGGCCGCGTACGGCGTGGCGGGCGTGCTCCAGCGCTTCGGGAAGCGGATCGTCCCGGTCCACCCGAAGGCGGAGACGGTCCACGGCGAGCAGGGGTACGCCTCGCTGGCCGACATCCCGTTCCCGGTCGACGTCGTGGACGTGTTCGTCAACAGCGAGCAGGCGGGCGGGATCGCCGACGAGGCCGTCGCGATCGGTGCCAAGGCGGTCTGGTTCCAGCTGGACGTGATCGACGAGGCCGCGTTCGCCCGGACCCGCGGGGCGGGCCTGGACATGGTCATGGACCGCTGCCCCGCGATCGAGATCCCGCGCCTCGGCTGA
- a CDS encoding SMC family ATPase, whose amino-acid sequence MRLHRLEITAFGPFGTTQTVDFDTLSSAGLFLLHGPTGAGKTSVLDAVCFALYGSVPGVRQSPGTSLRSDHAPVGTYTEVLLELTVGDRRVEITRRPAQQRPKKRGGGFTTEKAQTWLREYDPATGEWAGLSRSHQEIGEEITQLVGMSREQFCQVVLLPQGDFAKFLRADAEARGKLLGRLFDTRRFAAVEERLADLRRAAEQQVRDGDERLLTLAHRMTQAAGGLESARTPVEGRPGDPGLAESVLTWAAVARTEAREALDIAGVRFGAAERGQAAARAALDAEKELAVRQARHADALRRRDQLTARAPERDRHQAALDRSLKAERVAPALGLRQDAEREHASASTARARSRALLPPDLADQGAEHLSALEHRLRGELGGLDAARRAERRAAAVAEERAVLAREARADEDALRDAADWLVDWEPRRAALTERVRTTTDAAARAEHLAGRLEPARRRLAAARRRDGLERDTAAAEARLTDARERRNAAHETWLDVKSRRLRGIAAELAATLTEGEACQVCGSTAHPAPARATADHVDRASEDAAYEVYSRADAARSAVERELAVTREALSAARAEVLTAAESATRTEAATGTEAVTGTEAVTGTEPATRAESATGVEAVTRTESATGGEPTVDELAREVEELTRLHVDAHALAGQAHGAREALARAEREYEERVGAQREAERRVAARTSRREALEREHFALDEEVARGRGAFGSVAEHATRLERKIAVLVEAAGTVRSAELAAQRLKEADDRLADAAYRAGFATPAEARAALLDEADRRAFQQRVDAWQAEAAAVADRLDEPGTAAAAALPPADPAAAEAVHTAADRGLRQAASALAAARERGSELTGLSRQAGTEVRRLGPLREEYDRVARLAALTAGTSAENERRMRLESYVLAARLEQVAAAATARLQAMSSGRYTLVHSDARSGGKRAGLGLHVVDAWTGNERDTATLSGGETFFASLALALGLADVVTDEAGGVRLDTLFIDEGFGSLDEQTLDDVLDVLDSLRERDRSVGIVSHVGDLRRRIPAQLEVVKARHGSAVTLRTGGDALGG is encoded by the coding sequence GTGAGGCTGCACCGCCTGGAGATCACCGCGTTCGGGCCCTTCGGCACCACGCAGACCGTCGACTTCGACACCCTGTCCTCCGCCGGACTCTTCCTCCTCCACGGACCGACCGGCGCGGGCAAGACCTCCGTCCTCGACGCGGTCTGCTTCGCCCTGTACGGCAGCGTGCCCGGCGTCCGCCAGAGCCCCGGCACCTCCCTGCGCAGCGACCACGCCCCCGTCGGCACGTACACCGAGGTCCTCCTCGAACTGACCGTGGGCGATCGGCGTGTCGAGATCACCCGCCGCCCCGCCCAGCAGCGGCCCAAGAAGCGCGGCGGCGGCTTCACCACCGAGAAGGCCCAGACCTGGCTGCGCGAATACGACCCGGCCACCGGCGAATGGGCCGGGCTCAGCCGCTCCCACCAGGAGATCGGCGAGGAGATCACCCAGCTCGTCGGCATGAGCCGCGAGCAGTTCTGCCAGGTCGTGCTCCTCCCGCAGGGCGACTTCGCGAAGTTCCTGCGCGCCGACGCCGAGGCCCGGGGCAAGCTCCTCGGCCGCCTCTTCGACACCCGACGCTTCGCCGCCGTCGAAGAGCGCCTCGCCGACCTCCGGCGCGCCGCCGAGCAGCAGGTACGGGACGGGGACGAGCGGCTCCTCACCCTCGCCCACCGCATGACACAGGCCGCCGGTGGACTCGAATCCGCCCGCACCCCCGTCGAGGGGCGGCCCGGCGACCCCGGCCTCGCCGAGTCCGTGCTGACCTGGGCCGCCGTCGCCCGTACGGAGGCCCGCGAGGCCCTCGACATCGCCGGCGTACGGTTCGGGGCGGCCGAGCGCGGGCAGGCCGCCGCGCGCGCCGCCCTCGACGCCGAGAAGGAGCTCGCGGTCCGGCAGGCCCGGCACGCCGACGCGCTCCGGCGCCGCGATCAGCTCACCGCCCGCGCCCCCGAGCGCGACCGGCACCAGGCCGCCCTCGACCGGTCCCTCAAGGCCGAGCGCGTCGCGCCCGCGCTCGGGCTGCGCCAGGACGCCGAGCGCGAGCACGCCTCCGCGTCCACGGCCCGCGCACGCTCCCGCGCCCTGCTGCCCCCGGACCTCGCCGACCAGGGCGCCGAACACCTCTCCGCGCTCGAACACCGGCTGCGCGGGGAGCTCGGCGGGCTCGACGCCGCCCGCCGCGCCGAGCGCCGGGCCGCCGCCGTCGCCGAGGAGCGCGCCGTGCTGGCGCGGGAGGCCAGGGCCGACGAGGACGCCCTCCGGGACGCGGCCGACTGGCTCGTGGACTGGGAGCCCCGCCGGGCCGCCCTCACCGAGCGCGTCCGGACCACGACGGACGCCGCGGCCCGCGCCGAGCACCTCGCCGGCCGTCTGGAGCCCGCCCGTCGCCGGCTCGCCGCGGCCCGTCGCCGCGACGGCCTTGAGCGGGACACCGCGGCCGCCGAGGCGCGGCTCACGGACGCCCGGGAGCGGCGGAACGCCGCCCATGAGACCTGGCTCGACGTCAAGTCCCGCCGCCTGCGGGGGATCGCGGCCGAACTCGCGGCCACCCTCACCGAGGGCGAGGCCTGCCAGGTCTGCGGCTCCACCGCTCACCCGGCCCCCGCCCGCGCCACCGCCGACCACGTCGACCGCGCCTCGGAGGACGCCGCCTACGAGGTCTACAGCCGTGCCGACGCCGCTCGTTCCGCCGTCGAGCGCGAGCTGGCCGTCACCCGGGAGGCCTTGTCCGCGGCCCGCGCGGAGGTCCTGACCGCCGCGGAGTCCGCGACCCGTACGGAGGCTGCGACCGGCACGGAGGCTGTGACCGGTACGGAGGCTGTGACCGGTACGGAACCCGCGACCCGTGCGGAGTCCGCGACCGGCGTGGAGGCCGTGACCCGTACGGAGTCCGCGACCGGCGGCGAACCCACCGTCGACGAACTCGCCCGCGAGGTCGAGGAGTTGACCCGGCTGCACGTCGATGCGCACGCGCTCGCCGGGCAGGCGCACGGCGCTCGGGAGGCGCTCGCGCGGGCCGAGCGGGAGTACGAGGAGCGGGTCGGCGCGCAGCGGGAGGCCGAGCGTCGCGTCGCCGCGCGTACGTCGCGACGGGAGGCGCTGGAGCGGGAGCACTTCGCTCTCGACGAGGAAGTCGCCCGTGGGCGAGGCGCGTTCGGAAGCGTCGCCGAGCACGCCACGCGCCTGGAGCGGAAGATCGCCGTCCTCGTCGAGGCCGCCGGGACCGTACGCTCCGCCGAACTCGCCGCCCAGCGGCTCAAGGAGGCCGACGACCGGCTCGCCGACGCCGCCTACCGCGCGGGTTTCGCCACCCCGGCCGAGGCCCGTGCCGCGCTTCTCGACGAGGCCGACCGCCGCGCCTTCCAGCAGCGGGTGGACGCCTGGCAGGCAGAGGCGGCGGCCGTCGCCGACCGCCTCGACGAGCCCGGCACCGCCGCTGCCGCCGCTCTCCCGCCCGCCGACCCGGCGGCCGCCGAGGCCGTCCACACGGCGGCGGACCGCGGGCTCCGGCAGGCCGCGTCCGCCCTGGCGGCGGCCCGCGAGCGGGGGAGCGAGCTGACCGGTCTCTCCCGGCAGGCCGGCACCGAGGTCCGCCGGCTCGGACCGCTCCGCGAGGAGTACGACCGGGTGGCCCGGCTCGCCGCGCTCACCGCGGGCACCTCCGCCGAGAACGAGCGCCGGATGCGCCTGGAGTCGTACGTCCTGGCCGCCCGGCTGGAACAGGTCGCCGCCGCCGCGACCGCCCGCCTGCAGGCCATGTCCTCCGGCCGCTACACCCTCGTCCACTCCGACGCGCGCTCCGGCGGCAAGCGGGCCGGCCTCGGGCTGCACGTGGTCGACGCCTGGACCGGCAACGAGCGCGACACCGCCACGCTCTCCGGCGGCGAGACCTTCTTCGCCTCCCTCGCGCTCGCCCTCGGCCTCGCGGACGTCGTCACCGACGAGGCGGGCGGGGTCCGGCTCGACACCCTCTTCATCGACGAGGGCTTCGGCAGCCTCGACGAGCAGACGCTCGACGACGTGCTCGACGTCCTCGACTCGCTGCGCGAGCGTGACCGCAGCGTCGGCATCGTGAGCCACGTCGGCGATCTGCGCCGCCGCATCCCCGCCCAGCTGGAGGTCGTCAAGGCACGGCACGGCTCGGCGGTCACACTGCGCACCGGCGGGGACGCGCTCGGCGGCTGA
- a CDS encoding carboxylesterase/lipase family protein, with product MSEYVAEHVQDGPGARTRHGVLRGALKDGVASFLGIPYAQAPVGALRFRAPEPVEAWEGIREATAFGPTAPKRPYAPPLDALLPDPEVAGDDCLNLNVWAPWPAAGLGEDGPGKDGPGDGGTADGGRPVMVWIHGGSLVHGSSAVPVYDGTAFARDGVVLVSINYRLGIEGFGVFPDAPTNLGLRDQIAALTWVRENIAAFGGDPERVTVFGESAGAISIAALLASPLAKGLFRRAVIQSGAPIARSIDVARMTTEAIAARLKVPATAEAFAGVDPEQLLAAQTAVTGKGNPVLNRHTFHIAVDGDVLPDHPGDLLADGASADVELLMGTNTDEYRLWFVPGGHTEKVGSLAQRFLLRKGRISPRVAKVYREGRPQEKPGEVLGVIAADKLLRIPLNMLADARLNSGGSAATYLYEFGWGSPVLGLRACHALELGFVFDTLDLPETRALTGPDAPQDLATAMHAAWVAFAETGDPGWRPWGPARPVMTFGPGLPSVVEAPREAERRAWEV from the coding sequence ATGTCGGAGTACGTCGCGGAACACGTCCAGGACGGTCCCGGAGCCCGCACACGGCACGGCGTTCTGCGGGGCGCCCTGAAGGACGGTGTGGCGTCGTTCCTCGGAATCCCCTACGCACAGGCGCCCGTCGGGGCGCTGCGGTTCCGCGCGCCGGAGCCGGTGGAGGCCTGGGAAGGGATACGGGAGGCCACCGCCTTCGGGCCGACGGCGCCCAAGCGCCCGTACGCCCCGCCGCTCGACGCGCTGCTCCCCGACCCCGAGGTGGCGGGCGACGACTGCCTCAACCTCAACGTCTGGGCTCCCTGGCCGGCCGCCGGTCTCGGCGAGGACGGTCCCGGCAAGGACGGTCCGGGCGACGGAGGCACCGCCGACGGCGGGCGCCCCGTCATGGTCTGGATCCACGGCGGGTCACTGGTCCACGGCTCCTCGGCGGTCCCCGTCTACGACGGCACCGCCTTCGCCCGGGACGGCGTCGTCCTCGTCTCGATCAACTACCGGCTCGGCATCGAAGGGTTCGGGGTCTTCCCCGACGCGCCCACCAATCTCGGTCTGCGCGACCAGATCGCCGCGCTGACCTGGGTACGGGAGAACATCGCGGCCTTCGGCGGGGACCCGGAGCGGGTCACCGTGTTCGGCGAGTCGGCCGGGGCGATCTCGATCGCCGCCCTGCTCGCCTCACCGCTCGCGAAGGGCCTGTTCCGGCGGGCCGTGATCCAGAGCGGGGCGCCGATCGCCCGGTCGATCGACGTCGCCCGGATGACCACGGAGGCGATCGCCGCGCGGCTCAAGGTGCCGGCGACGGCGGAGGCGTTCGCCGGTGTCGACCCGGAGCAGCTGCTCGCGGCGCAGACCGCGGTGACGGGCAAGGGCAATCCCGTGCTCAACAGGCACACCTTCCACATCGCCGTGGACGGCGACGTCCTGCCGGACCATCCGGGGGACCTGCTCGCGGACGGCGCTTCGGCGGACGTGGAGCTGCTGATGGGCACGAACACGGACGAGTACCGGCTGTGGTTCGTGCCGGGCGGGCACACCGAGAAGGTGGGGTCCCTGGCGCAGCGGTTCCTGCTCCGGAAGGGGCGGATATCGCCCCGGGTGGCGAAGGTGTACCGAGAGGGCCGGCCGCAGGAGAAGCCGGGCGAGGTCCTGGGCGTGATCGCGGCGGACAAGCTGCTGCGGATTCCGCTGAACATGCTCGCGGACGCCCGGCTGAACTCCGGCGGGTCCGCCGCGACGTATCTGTACGAGTTCGGCTGGGGCTCGCCCGTGCTCGGCCTCCGCGCCTGCCACGCGCTCGAACTCGGCTTCGTCTTCGACACGCTCGACCTGCCGGAGACGCGCGCCCTGACGGGGCCGGACGCTCCTCAGGACCTGGCCACGGCGATGCACGCGGCATGGGTGGCCTTCGCCGAGACCGGCGACCCGGGGTGGCGTCCGTGGGGTCCTGCGCGCCCGGTGATGACGTTCGGCCCGGGCCTCCCGTCCGTGGTCGAGGCCCCGCGCGAGGCCGAACGGCGCGCGTGGGAGGTCTGA